ATTGGTTTGTATCACCATAATGGGAAGGTTGCTTTGTGTAAAAGTCAGATAAGGATTGACTGTTTCAGAAGGGGTTTCGCTGAAAGTCAGGGTAAAATCGTGCAAAACACCATCATCAACATAGGCGTAATTGTCGTAAATACAAAGCTGCCAGGTTCCGTTTGGGTTTTGCCCGTTGTTAAAATCCGATAAATTGCCCAACGGAATAAATGTTCCGGTAAAAGGAGCTCCACCGGTCGAGATAGGTTGTGTACCCGACATACTGAAACAAGTATTGATAAAATTATCGCCGGAACCTCCGTTGTAATGGGTTAGCCAGACCTCAGTTCCATTCGGAGAAATCAAACGGCTGCTCACATCCTCGTCCCAGGTATGTGTAATGTTCAGACAAATCGAAGAAAAGCCATAGTTCAAATCCATCAAATCGGGCAAACCCGACACTTCGATGGTAAAACATTTCAAAGTCCCGTCTGACGGAATTATATCATCGGGTGATTCAAAAACTGCGGTAAAAGATTGATCGGGAAGTAAAGGAGGTGGAGCAGGATTATCAGAAAAAGAAATTGTCCAGTCGAGTAACTGACCAATTTGGTCGTCTAAATGATCGTCAGTCAGGCAAATTTGCCAGATACCATTGGGATTTTGACCATTGTTGAGATTGCCTAACCTTCCTTCAGGTCGAAAACTGCCGCTCATAGGGGCATATCCAAACGAAATATGTTGCGGTGCATCCGCACTAAAGCAGGTGTTCAAATAACTGTCGCCATCAAAACCATTGTCAGAACTTAAAATTATATTTGAACCATCGGGAGAAAACAAAAGGATATCCAAATCAGAATCCCAGCTATGCAGCAAATTGATACATACCGTTTCCAGCCCAAAACCGGCATTTACAGACAAGGGTAAGCCCGACACATTGACCGAAAAGCAATGCTGCTCAACATCAGCGCCAATACTGCCGCCGGAGCCGGTAAAATTTTGTGAAAAAGAATTTTGAAAAAAGAGAAATGAAGCTAAAATTAGAGTTTGAAAACAAAAGAATCTCATGGACTTGATTTTTGCGCTCAATAACAAACCTCTCTATGGAGCGATTTGGAGAAATTTAAGTGAAAGGGGGTAAAAATAAGATTTTATTGATAAACTTTGAGTTCAATTTCTGCCATGATATAAAGAGATAGACAGGAAATGGGTAAAAAAAGCAATCATCAAAGTTCCTACAGTTTCTTAATGTAGAGAAAATTGGTTAATATTTATGTAAACACAATCCACAACAATGAAAAAACTATCTGCGCTCATATTTTTGACCATCTTTCTATATTCAGAAGCCAAAGCCCAGCTTTATCTGCTCAATGATGAGTTCAACAACGCCGGAACTCTGTCCAACTGGCAAAATACTAATATTGTTGAAGGGTGGAACGCCGAACAACTCGAGGTTTTTGACATCAACACCACCGAACCCGGAAACTTACACATGATGCCCTTCACTTGTGGATGGTATAACGAATGGCGAGGGCCTTTGCTGTTCAAATTAGTTACCGGTGATTTTGTTTTTACCACCAATGTCAGTATTTCCAACCGCCAGCAAACCGGTTTGCCGGCTTCTCTTTATTCACTTGCCGGTCTGATGATACGAACCCCCCTCAATTATCCCAACGGTGCTTATGGCCCCGGGGGCTGGGCAGCCAATCAACAAGACTATGTTTTTCTGTCAATCGGCTTTGGTGATTACGGTGCGCCATGCCAGCCCAATACCAACGGGCCTCATTTCGAAGTCAAAACAACCGACAACAGCAATTCGACGCTCTGTGTTTCTCCGATTTCAAGCACAGAAGCCCAAATCAGACTCGCCCGGATTGGTGCTGCCATCCTTATCCTCTACCGGTTGCCCGGTCAAAACTGGGTTGTTCACCAACGATACAATCGCCCCGATTTCCCACAAACAGTGCAGGTGGGTTTTGTAACCTATACTGACTGGGTAAAATGGAGCTCTTATACCCCGCAATTTGCAAACAGCCATGTCATTGCACCCGGTTTAGACCCCGACCCATCGAGCAATCCCTCACAACCCTTCAACCCCGACTTGATTGCCAATTTCGATTATGCCCGGTTTAACCTCCCCCAAGTCCCCGTTGAACTCGCTGGCCTAAACCTGACCAATCCGGTGGAGGTCAGCAACATACAATTGCTCTCTTTTCTTGGTTTTGATTCAACGCCCTGCACACTCCAACCCTCCATCACCGGTAATCCCGATATCTGTACCGGAAACATTGAAACATATACCACTCCTTTCATTGAAGGAGTCAGTTATGAATGGACTATCACGGGAGGCATCATCATTTCGGGTCAGGGAACTAATACGATTAATGTTTTATGGAATTCCGGCACAGAAGGCACGGTCAACGTATTGCTCGAAATGCCGTAATCGGGCAAGATTGCCATAAATTCAAGCCAGTACTGCACGATGTTTGGAAAAAGCAACCAAACCTCACTTCAATCAAACATGAACAACAAGCGGAAGGAGAGTCATCAATTGAAATGTTCAGAATTTTTCGAACAATCAGGCTAAGATTTAGTTTGATTCAAACTATTCCCATGCATATTTATACCTTTGCCGGCATTCTCCCAACTATAGCGTATGAAACACTTAAAATATCTGAACCTTTATTTCTACAGATACCGTTACCGGCTTATTTTGGGAATCTTGTTTGTTATATTATCCAATATTTTTGCCATTATCCCCCCCAAAATTATCCGGTTTGCCTTCGATTTGGTAAAGGATAATATCGCATACTATCAGCTTTACACCGGATTTGAGTTACAAAACCTGTATTATAGCGGGTTCAGCAACGCAATATTGCTGTTTGGTGCCTGTATGTTAATACTTGCGCTGTTGCGGGGAGGATTTTTGTTCTTAATGCGGCAAACCATCATCGTCATGTCAAGGCTGATTGAATACGACCTTCGGAACGACATGTATGCGCATTACCAACTCCTGAGTTCCTCTTTTTACCGCCGCAACAGCACCGGCGATTTAATGTCCCGAATTACCGAAGATGTCAACAGGGTGCGAATGTATCTGGGACCCGCCATCATGTATGCAGCTAATCTTGGCATTTTAATCATCATCGTAGTCGGAACTATGCTAAGGGTAAATGTTCAGTTGACTTTATACGTACTCCTCCCCTTACCAATACTTGCGGTCTCCATTTATCTGGTAAATTCAGTGATACATAAAAAAAGTGAATTCATCCAACAGCAATTATCCCAGCTAACCGCAATTGCACAGGAGTCTTTTTCCGGTATCAGGGTTGCAAAAGCCTATGTTCAGGAAAAAACCACCGCCCGCTATTTTGAAAAAGAAAGCGAAAACTACAAACACAAATCCCTTCAGTTGGCAAAAATACAGGCTTTTTTCATGCCGCTGATGATGTTGTTGGTAGGTCTTAGCACCATCATCACGATTTATGTCGGAGGTCAGGGGGTCATAAAAGGCATCATTACCTCCGGCAATATCGCCGAATTTGTATTGTATGTCAATATGTTGATTTGGCCCGTAACTTCTGTAGGTTGGGTTGCGGCATTAGTTCAAAGAGCTGCCGCCTCACAAAAAAGAATCAACGAGTTTTTGCAAACCCCTTCCGACATAGTTAACCCTCCAAATCCAATCCATCTGACATTGCAGGGAAACATACGGTTTGAAAATGTCGGGTTTACCTATCCCGATACCGGAATACGCGCTTTGCATGGGTTAACTTTTGAATTAAAGCAAGGACAAAAAATGGCAATAGTCGGCAGAACAGGCTCCGGAAAAACAACCTTAGCCGAACTCTTGCTAAGAAAATACGATGTAACAGACGGACAAATCTCCATAGACGGACACGACATCCGCCGCCTCGACCTATATAGCTTAAGAAAACAAATCGGTTATGTACCGCAGGAAGTGTTTTTATTTTCCGATTTGGTCAAAAACAATATCGCATTTGGCAAAACATTGGCAAACCTGGAACAAATCAAACAGGCTGCCTTACAGGCCGCTGTCTTAAAAGACATTGACCAACTCCCCAATGGCTTTGACACAATGGTCGGCGAAAGAGGGGTTACTTTATCAGGCGGTCAAAAACAAAGAATCTCATTAGCACGCGCCTTGATTAAAGACCCTCGTTGTGTATTGTTTGACGACTGTTTGTCAGCCGTTGACGCAGAAACCGAAGAAACCATCCTGCAACATCTGAACGCCTATCTTTCAGACAGAACTGCAATTATAATTACCCATCGCATCTTTTCTTTGATGAATTTTGATAAAATTCTGGTACTCGACAACGGACATTTGGCAGAACAGGGAACACACGAACAACTAATTGCAAAACAAGGAATTTATCATCAACTATATCTGGCACAACAATTGGAAGGAAAAGGAGTAACTTAATCTGATTAAGTTGCGTATAAACAAAATACAGCTACGAATTACTTTGCACAAAACTATGCAAGATTAAACCAAGTACAGTTTATCCAATTTATTGTTCAGATATTTGTAACATGTATCAAAAACCCTGCTATATCTGTTTGATTTTTCCAATCCCTTATCCCTGCTAAGAGAAAATACAATTTTCAAAAAGCAAAATCCAAACAATTCTAAACTATACCTGCATGTTTGAACTATTACTAATTGAAGATAATCCCGGCGATATCAGGCTGGCTAAAGAGGCGTTAACAGAATGTGAAATCCCGCACCGGCTACATTTGGCTACAGACGGAAACACAGCGATACAATTCCTGTTCCGGGAAGGCCCTTATGAACATGTTCCAAGACCCGATTTAATCTTCCTCGACTGGAACTTGCCCAAGGTAAACGGAGAGCAGATTTTAAGGATTATCAAATCACACCATGAGCTTAAGCAAATCCCCATCCTTGTGTTTACCTCATCCAACGAAACTTCAGACATCAGAAAGGCGTACAACCTGCATGCAAACTGTTTCATCACCAAACCATTGGAGTTTAACCAATACTTAGAAGTCATGTTCTGTATCAGCAGACTTTGGCTATATACCGAAAAAATTCCGGCAAGCGTTTAGGGTTTTTTGAACAAAAAATAACTTGTAACGATTAGCCGGTATTAGATTCTTCAAATTTTAATGAAAACCCCATGTCAGAAAGGGTGAATATACTGTTAATAGAAGACAATCCCGGCGATGCAAGATTAGTCGAAATTTATTTGCAAAGCGCAATTGGGTTTGAATTTACTTTAACCCATGCTGTCAGACTGTCCGAAGGTATTGGTTTGTCAAAAAACAATCCAATTTTTGATGTTATTTTGCTCGACTTGTCCCTGCCGGACTCTCAGGGATTTCAAACCCTAAAAACTGCTACCGCCGCCTTTCGAAAACAATCTTCCATCATCGTACTAACCGGATTAAACGATGAAAGTCTGGGTATTAAAGCCGTAGAATCTGGTGCTCAGGATTATTTGGTCAAAGATCAGATTGACACTACCCTATTGACTCGCTCAATCCTTCATGCCATTTCGCGCCGAAAAATGCAGTTGGAAGTAGAAACTACGGCCACCAATTTAAAACTTAGCGAAGAGCGGCTGTTGCTTGCTCAAAGAATTGCATTAATAGGCAATTACGAATATCATCCACAGGAAAACTATATGTTTGCCTCAGGAGAAGTCTATTCCATATTGGAAGTTCCTGCCTCCCCAACCGATTTTACCCCCAATCACTTCTACGAAATTCTGAACACCCCCGCACATCAAAAGTCCGCAAAAGAGTTGTATCGGGAAATTTTGAAAAGCCGGCAAACTTCTTTCGACTTTGAACACCGGCTGTTTATCAAAAAAGACAGCCGGTATAAGTATATCCGGAACAAAGGGCAAATTGAATACAGTCCCGAAACCGGAAATGTCATCAAAGTGATTGGTGCAATTCAGGACATTACTGCATTTAAATATGCAGAAGAAATGTTAATGCAAAGCCAGGAAAGGTATAAAATCGTATTCGAAGAATCGCAGGATGCCATTTACATGACCACACAAAGTGGCGAGTTTGTCGAATTTAATCAATCATTGCTCAGCTTGCTGGGCTATTCCCGCAAAGAGCTATACGACATTCATTTCGATAAAATTTTTGCACAACCCGAACAGTTGAAAGAATTCAACACTCGATTGACTTTACACAAAAAGGTAAAAGATTTCGAAGTGGAACTGCAATGCCGGAATGGTCAGATAATAGATTGCACCATCACCACCAAAGAATGGAAGTCTATTGAAGGGGACATCATGGGATTTCACGGAATCATCCGAGATATAACCTTGTTAAAACGCAATCAGGAACTCATTAAAGCCAAAGAAATTGCAGAACAAACTGCACATCACAAAGAACAGTTTCTCGCCAACATGAGCCATGAAATCAGATCGCCAATGAATGTGGTCGTTGGAATGGCACATTTAATCGAGTCAACAAATCTCAATCCCAAGCAGGCAGAATATGTAAACGCTTTAAAGTTATCCTCGGACAACCTTTTGCGATTGATAAACAATATTCTCGATTTCTCAAAAATAGAAGCCCACAAAATCGAGATAGAAAAAAGGCCGTTCAACCTTCATCATTTGATAAACGATCTTATTTCTACCAGTCAATTTGAAGCAAAGGAGAAGAATATAGACCTGTATTCCGTCATTTCAGAAACCTTACCTGAAATTGTCGTTGGCGATTCTGTCAGGTTGTATCAAATCCTTAACAACTTATTGAGCAATGCGTTAAAATTTACACATCAGGGCAAAGTTGTTTTATCCGCAAGGGTAAAACAATCATCTGCAGTTTTACAGGAACTGACATTTTCAGTAGAAGATACGGGTATTGGCATCCCTTACGACAAACAACAAACCATTTTCGACAGCTTTACTCAGGCAGCAGACAGCACAGCCCGTCTTTATGGGGGCACCGGCTTAGGTCTGACCATAGCAAAAAGCTTAGTTGAATTATTGGGCGGTGAATTATCCGTCCAAAGTGAACCTGAAAAAGGGGCTGTCTTTTCGTTTAATATTTTCTTTGAAACAGCAATCAACGCCAATATTATAGAACCTGAACCTCCTTTGTTTCCTTTGGTCAGCAACAAAGAAAATCAGCATCATGACATTGTTAAGTCAGGAATGTTTGCCGGTAATATTCCGCATGACAACTTAGAAACGTTTGATTCCACACTTTCACCAGATAGTCAAGTTAATATCTTATTGGTCGAGGATCAGCGTTTAAATCAAATTGTGGCATCTGATTTGTTAAAAAAATGGTCTGAACACTTAAATATAGAAATTGCAAACAACGGCAAAGAAGCAATAGAAATGGTTGTTGAAAAAGGAAGTTTTTACCATTTGATTTTAATGGATTTGTCTATGCCTGTGATGGATGGGTTTCAGGCTACGCGGTTTATACGAGAACAGTTATCAGAGCCTGTTTGTAATATTCCGGTGATTGCTATGACTGCTCATGCTTACAACACAAACGCACAAAGATGCTACGAAGCAGGGATGAACGAATTTATTACCAAACCAATAAAACCTGAATTGCTTTACAAAAGTATTGGAAAGGTTTTGGGATTATCAGAACGTCAAACAAACCTGCAAGAACAAAACACAACAGACAAAACTTCTGGTTTAAACTTAGACTATCTCCGTTCTTTAGCCGGAAACGACAACGAAATTTTAATCGTCATGATTGAAACCCTAATAGACGAATTGCCTGACGAATTAGAAACACTCACCAATTCCAAAGAAACCGGTGATTGGGAGGTTTTAAAAAGAACAGCCCATAAATTCAAATCAACCTGTGCATACATGGGCATGGAAGATATGGTCGAAATTGCCCGTAACATCGAAAATTTGTTATGGGAAGAAGAAAGTTCTGAGTTTCTCGACAATTGGGTAGCTACACTAAACGAACAGTGTAATAAAGCATATTTGGAGCTGAAATTAACCTTGGAACTCCTGAAATCTGAACATCAATTGACGAATTAACCAATCACAACTTCCAACCCTTACTTATCTCCGGTAATTTTAACTTTCTAATTTAAACATCCCGGATTTTTATCCGTAACTAAAAAAAGATGAAAATAATTGTTGTTGACGATGATGTTATCATGCTGCAGGCCATCAAAACTATGCTGACTAAAAACGGGTACAAAGTATTCGCCACGACCGATGCTCAGGATGCAATTGATGCGTTGGAAGACGAACATTTTGACCTGATTATTTCAGACATAATGATGCCTTATGTTTCAGGTATTGAACTGTTGAGCGCCATTAAAAAAGTAAAGAAAGAAATGCCGATGATTATTATTTCGGCCTTAGATCAACAGGAAATCATCTTGACTGCTTATCAGGAAGGAGCGGATGATTTCATTAAAAAACCCATCAACCTGAGCGAATTGCAAATCAGGGTAAAACATATCCTGAACAAAAAAGAACATTGAAAGTGAAGCCGGTTTCTGATTTATTTCAGGAATTTTAACCTTTGATTAAATCGAAAAACCTAAAAATGCAGCGTTAATGAACACTTCCCATTAGCATATAAATAACTAAATACGCAAGTGCTCCACATATATAACCTAAAAAGGCTAAAAGGGTAATTCGCTTCACGTACCAGAAAAATTCAATCCGCTCTATACCCATTATGGCAACTCCTGCTGCCGAACCTATAATTAGTAAACTTCCTCCTGTTCCGGCACAATAAGCTAAAAATTCCCACAACTTATTGTCTATAGGGAATTGCTCTAAAGTGTACATTTTCATTGCCGCAGCAACCAACGGAACATTATCTACCACAGAAGACAATATTCCGATAAGAAATACAATAACATCTAAATTGCCGATGGTGTTATTCAAAAAAGTGGCAGCATGTTCCAATGCTCCAATAGCACCTAAACAACCAACGGCGGCAAGAATTCCAAAAAAGAACAAAATACTGGCTGTATCTACTCTGGATAAAGCGTGAATTGTCGAAAACTGATGTTTGTCGTCGTGTGATTTGTTCCTGTGCAATAATTCAGTAGTTAACCACATCAACCCTACCCCAAAAAACATACCCATGAAAGGAGGTAAATGAGTAATTGTTTTAAATATAGGAACAAATATCAAACAGCCAACACCCATTAACAAAATCAGTTTCCTTTCAAAAGAAGAAGTTGAAAACTCTTTTTTTATAGTGCGATCTTCAAAAGAACCATGCAGTAAAAACATCTGAGCAAAAAGAGGAACCAACATACAGACCAAACTTGGAAGAAACAATTGTTTAATTATTCCAAAAGCACTGATTCTATCACCAATCCAAAGCATAGTTGTAGTTACATCGCCAATCGGAGACCAGGCTCCTCCTGCATTGGCAGCGATGACAATCATACTGGCAAAAATCATGCGGTCTTCTTTTTGATGAATAAGTTTTCTCAGCAAAGAGGCCATCACGATCGCCGTTGTTAAATTGTCAAGTACCGCAGACATAAAAAAAGCAAGTACACTTGTCGTAAACAGAAGATTCCTTTTCTGATGTGTTGTTATTTGATTGGTAATCACCGTAAACCCTTCGTGAATATCTATCAACTCAACTATGGTCATTGCTCCCAGAAGGAAAAAAAGGATGTTCATGATTTCAGGCAGCAATTCATGCAGATTATGCTGAACTTCATGATAGTCGTTTGAGAGCAGTGCGTAAATAGTCCAGGTTAGGATGCCTAAAAGTATGGCGGAAACTGCTTTGTCTATTTTGAGGGGATGTTCTAAAGTAATGGCTAAATAACCGAATATGAAAATCAAAATAATTATAGCCTCCATAATGAAAAATTATTCCCGAAAAAGGTGAAATAGTTTTGAAGTGGCAAAGATAAAAATAAATCAAACCTGCAAAAGAATGATTTAAATTTATACCTATTCAATTATGTAAATCACAGAAGTTTCCATCCAATCTTTTACCGGCATTAAGAAATGTCAGCGTATTTATTTATAGTACAAAACTGCGATTTACTGCTAAAGATTGACTTTTGTTAAGACAAGAATAAAAAAGTAAAGTATCAGTAACTTATCTTGCCTATTTGTCTTTTATATTCCACTTTAACGCTTGTCATAAACTAAAACCCTGTTTCCTGAAGTGCGGATTGCAAAACCTTCAGGAAATATTTGTTTAAATGTACTGCGGTAAAATACGGAAGAAACCCTACTTAAATCTTCATGATTGACCATTGTATTGTACACGACCAATCCATCCGGACTCAATCTGTATTTTATATTCTCGAGAAACTCCAAACTCCTGAATTTTGAGGGGGTATTTGTATCAATGAAAACATCAACTGCAATCAGGTCATATTGCTGAGTATCTAAAGCAACATAATCGTAAGCATCTGTACAGTGAAAGTTTATATTTTCTAAAACTTCAGGCAATAAAAACTGACGGGCAATTTGTATCACTGCATCATCAATTTCTACCACTTCATAAATCGCATTTTGATTAAAATACTGCTGTAACATAAATGGGATGCTGCACAATCCGCCACCAAGTACTAATACCCTTTTTAAATGTCTTTTTGATATTTCAAGTTTTCTAAAAGGCAGGTAAAAAGTATCGTACAGGTCTTCATACGAATAAGTTGAATTACCGGAATCTAACCGCAACCGCCCTTTGCTCAATCTTACATCAAGTACCGGATTATAATTGCTGCTCAGTTTAACAAGAAGCTGTGGGTAGATATAACTCAGCCAATATTTGAAAGGGGAAACAGCAACAGATTTTGGTAGTTTGTGAGGCATAACCGGTTAGATTCTGTGTGCAATGATAGAAAAATACCTTGCCATTCAGCTAATTTCCCAACAAAAAAACATAGTTGTTGGTAAAATGGTGCTTAGAGCGTATTTTTGCGCGCCAAATTTAAAAATTCAATTTATTTTATGTGTTGAGATTGCACAATAAGTGAGAAGACAAAAAAT
This is a stretch of genomic DNA from Sphingobacteriales bacterium. It encodes these proteins:
- a CDS encoding response regulator: MFELLLIEDNPGDIRLAKEALTECEIPHRLHLATDGNTAIQFLFREGPYEHVPRPDLIFLDWNLPKVNGEQILRIIKSHHELKQIPILVFTSSNETSDIRKAYNLHANCFITKPLEFNQYLEVMFCISRLWLYTEKIPASV
- the nhaD gene encoding sodium:proton antiporter NhaD, whose product is MEAIIILIFIFGYLAITLEHPLKIDKAVSAILLGILTWTIYALLSNDYHEVQHNLHELLPEIMNILFFLLGAMTIVELIDIHEGFTVITNQITTHQKRNLLFTTSVLAFFMSAVLDNLTTAIVMASLLRKLIHQKEDRMIFASMIVIAANAGGAWSPIGDVTTTMLWIGDRISAFGIIKQLFLPSLVCMLVPLFAQMFLLHGSFEDRTIKKEFSTSSFERKLILLMGVGCLIFVPIFKTITHLPPFMGMFFGVGLMWLTTELLHRNKSHDDKHQFSTIHALSRVDTASILFFFGILAAVGCLGAIGALEHAATFLNNTIGNLDVIVFLIGILSSVVDNVPLVAAAMKMYTLEQFPIDNKLWEFLAYCAGTGGSLLIIGSAAGVAIMGIERIEFFWYVKRITLLAFLGYICGALAYLVIYMLMGSVH
- a CDS encoding ABC transporter ATP-binding protein — its product is MKHLKYLNLYFYRYRYRLILGILFVILSNIFAIIPPKIIRFAFDLVKDNIAYYQLYTGFELQNLYYSGFSNAILLFGACMLILALLRGGFLFLMRQTIIVMSRLIEYDLRNDMYAHYQLLSSSFYRRNSTGDLMSRITEDVNRVRMYLGPAIMYAANLGILIIIVVGTMLRVNVQLTLYVLLPLPILAVSIYLVNSVIHKKSEFIQQQLSQLTAIAQESFSGIRVAKAYVQEKTTARYFEKESENYKHKSLQLAKIQAFFMPLMMLLVGLSTIITIYVGGQGVIKGIITSGNIAEFVLYVNMLIWPVTSVGWVAALVQRAAASQKRINEFLQTPSDIVNPPNPIHLTLQGNIRFENVGFTYPDTGIRALHGLTFELKQGQKMAIVGRTGSGKTTLAELLLRKYDVTDGQISIDGHDIRRLDLYSLRKQIGYVPQEVFLFSDLVKNNIAFGKTLANLEQIKQAALQAAVLKDIDQLPNGFDTMVGERGVTLSGGQKQRISLARALIKDPRCVLFDDCLSAVDAETEETILQHLNAYLSDRTAIIITHRIFSLMNFDKILVLDNGHLAEQGTHEQLIAKQGIYHQLYLAQQLEGKGVT
- a CDS encoding response regulator; translation: MKIIVVDDDVIMLQAIKTMLTKNGYKVFATTDAQDAIDALEDEHFDLIISDIMMPYVSGIELLSAIKKVKKEMPMIIISALDQQEIILTAYQEGADDFIKKPINLSELQIRVKHILNKKEH
- a CDS encoding fused MFS/spermidine synthase; protein product: MPHKLPKSVAVSPFKYWLSYIYPQLLVKLSSNYNPVLDVRLSKGRLRLDSGNSTYSYEDLYDTFYLPFRKLEISKRHLKRVLVLGGGLCSIPFMLQQYFNQNAIYEVVEIDDAVIQIARQFLLPEVLENINFHCTDAYDYVALDTQQYDLIAVDVFIDTNTPSKFRSLEFLENIKYRLSPDGLVVYNTMVNHEDLSRVSSVFYRSTFKQIFPEGFAIRTSGNRVLVYDKR
- a CDS encoding response regulator, which produces MNILLIEDNPGDARLVEIYLQSAIGFEFTLTHAVRLSEGIGLSKNNPIFDVILLDLSLPDSQGFQTLKTATAAFRKQSSIIVLTGLNDESLGIKAVESGAQDYLVKDQIDTTLLTRSILHAISRRKMQLEVETTATNLKLSEERLLLAQRIALIGNYEYHPQENYMFASGEVYSILEVPASPTDFTPNHFYEILNTPAHQKSAKELYREILKSRQTSFDFEHRLFIKKDSRYKYIRNKGQIEYSPETGNVIKVIGAIQDITAFKYAEEMLMQSQERYKIVFEESQDAIYMTTQSGEFVEFNQSLLSLLGYSRKELYDIHFDKIFAQPEQLKEFNTRLTLHKKVKDFEVELQCRNGQIIDCTITTKEWKSIEGDIMGFHGIIRDITLLKRNQELIKAKEIAEQTAHHKEQFLANMSHEIRSPMNVVVGMAHLIESTNLNPKQAEYVNALKLSSDNLLRLINNILDFSKIEAHKIEIEKRPFNLHHLINDLISTSQFEAKEKNIDLYSVISETLPEIVVGDSVRLYQILNNLLSNALKFTHQGKVVLSARVKQSSAVLQELTFSVEDTGIGIPYDKQQTIFDSFTQAADSTARLYGGTGLGLTIAKSLVELLGGELSVQSEPEKGAVFSFNIFFETAINANIIEPEPPLFPLVSNKENQHHDIVKSGMFAGNIPHDNLETFDSTLSPDSQVNILLVEDQRLNQIVASDLLKKWSEHLNIEIANNGKEAIEMVVEKGSFYHLILMDLSMPVMDGFQATRFIREQLSEPVCNIPVIAMTAHAYNTNAQRCYEAGMNEFITKPIKPELLYKSIGKVLGLSERQTNLQEQNTTDKTSGLNLDYLRSLAGNDNEILIVMIETLIDELPDELETLTNSKETGDWEVLKRTAHKFKSTCAYMGMEDMVEIARNIENLLWEEESSEFLDNWVATLNEQCNKAYLELKLTLELLKSEHQLTN